DNA from Romeriopsis navalis LEGE 11480:
ATCCACGGTTTTGCACTTGGCTAGGTTGATGCCCTTACCGCCGTAGAGTCCGGCAAATAACCACTCTGACATGTCAATCGGCAGCGGTGTGGCCGCTGCCATAATGACTAACGGATCGACGCCAACGGCGACGGCCACATCAAGTTTTTCGCCGCGTTCCGCCGCTTTGCGCAAGTGGCGGGTGGAACCGCGAACCGACAGCCACTGCACCGTCATGGTGTTGTTCGATTGCAGTTGCAGCCGGTAGACGCCGACATTGGGAATTTTGGTTTCGGGATCTTTGGTGATCATCAAGCCCAAGGTGAGCACCTTGCCCGCATCACCCGGATAGACCTGCAGCATCGGAATTTTGGTCAGATCAACATCATCGCCCTTGATCACGATTTGCTGGCAGGCTGGGAATAGATCCCGATCGGGTTTTGCCTTCACCACATCAAACAGCACTTTGCCGAGATCGATCGCCTGCTTAATTTTCTTGGGTGGGCGTGGTTGATACAGAATCGCCAACTTCTTGCCTAAGTCCTCCAGCTCCTCGGGCTGTTCCATATTCATTGCCCAAGTCACCCGCTCCACGGTGCCCATTACATTGACGGCAACGGGATAGTCCGACCCTTTGACGTTCTCAAATAACAGTGCCGGTCCTCCCGACTGCAACATGCGCGTGGCGATTTCGGAGATTTCCAACTCGGGATCCACCAAGGCTTTAATCCGGCGTAATTTGCCCCGCTGTTCTAACTGTTGGATAAAGCCGCGTAAATCTCTTGGCATAGCAATCTGGGTGGGAAACTGTAACGAAGTGTAAAGCACTCTTCGTTTCTATTATCAGTCACCTGGGCCGCTCTGGGGCATGATTGCCCAAAAAACTGTTAATCCTCAAAACTGACGGTGTAGCTCTGGCCGTCGATGATCACTTGATCGCCGGCAATGAGTTTGCGGCCGCGCCGCGATTCGATCGCGCCGTTGACTTGGACTTCCCCGGACTGGATCAAGATCTTTGCCTGACCGCCTGTCTCGACTGCCCCGGCGAGCTTTAGAAACTGATCGAGTTTGATGTACTCTTCTGTGACTGCCTGATTATCCATAAGCTCTGGGTGATACACCAATGTCGAATGCGTTGCCACCATCATTATTGCAAACCCTGGCTCAAGTCTTGGCGCAGCTGGATGGCCAAAGTTATCGCAATTACCGTCAGATTAAGGGTCGGCATGAATTTAATGGGTGTACGCTGCACTTCGATCGGATTCAGTCAGACCCCTATGCGCCGCCGAGCCAATGTCGGGTGATTGTGCCCCAGACCGTGGCCCAGTTTGACCCAGCGTTGTATCAGGGGCGGATTCGGGCAATGGCGTTGCGGGACTATTTGACTCGGCAGTTTGATCAGGCAATTCAGGCCGTGGGGCAACCAAAAGCACTGCAGATTTTGCGTCCTGGGCAAGTGATCTTGGAGCGTAGCTGTTGCTGGATTGATGCCACTCAGGTTGAAGTGCGATTTCGCCTGAATTTGCCCGCCGTAGGGCGTCGAATCGCAGGTAAGCAAGCGGTCAAACTAATTTGCCAACAATTCCCTGAAGTGGTGGCACAGTCGCTGATTGCCACTGCTTTCGATCCAGCTGCAGTCGCGCAGCATGTGGAAACTGCCGAAAATGCTGATTATTTGCGATCGCAACTACAGCCACAGGGTTTGATTGCTTTTGTCGCGGATGATGCGGTTTTGGCCCGGCGCAGTGGGATTGACGATCGTCCAGACCCGCAGGCCATTGCTTTTCGATCCCCCGATTCCCTGCGCGTCCAGTTGCAACTTGCGGATCAGTCGGCCATTTCTGGTATGGGGATTCCGGCGGGGATTACCTTGATTGTGGGGGGCGGCTATCATGGTAAATCGACTTTACTGCGGGCGATTGAGCGCGGAATTTATAATCATATCCCGGGTGATGGTCGGGAGTATGTCGTGACGGCCCCAACGGCGGTCAAAATTCGAGCGGAAGATGGTCGCTGTATCCATGATGCGGATTTATCCGCGTTGATCAATCACTTACCCTTGGGCCGATCAAGCACTAAGTTCTCGACGGAAAATGCCAGTGGCAGTACCTCCCAGGCCGCCAATATGGTGGAATCGGTGGCGGCGGGAGCGCAGGTTTTATTGTTGGATGAAGATACCTGTGCCACGAATTTGATGGTGCGTGATGCCCGGATGCAGCGGTTGATTGCGCCCGAACATGAGCCAATTACGCCGTTGATCGATCAGGTGCAGCCGTTGCAGCAGCAATACGGGGTATCGACGATTATGGTGATGGGTGGCTGTGGGGATTATTTAGCGGTGGCCGATCGCGTGATTGCGATGCAGGAATTTTTGCCCCGTGATGTGACTGAGTTAGCGCAGGCAATTGTCCAAGATTGTCCCAACCCACGTGCGATCGCCGCCAGTCAGATATTCGGCCCCTTGCCCCAGCGGCAAATTGATTGCCGCTTACTGACACCCACGCATCCGACGAAGCCCCACCGAGGCAAGATTCAAGCGGATCAAAAAATTCAGTTTTATCAGCAGGAAGTGGATTTAGGTTTAGTCGAGCAGTTAGTCGAATCTGGCCAGTTGAAAACATTAGCCGCGATCATCGTGGCGATCCATCAAGGTTGGTTTGAGACGCAAATCACGACACAAACACCGGATTTATCACAGTTATTGCAAGTGTTTGAGCAGTTATTCGAGAATGCTCAGGGGCTCGATCAGCTGACCCAGGAACGATCGGGCGATTTGGTCCAAGTGCGGGTGATCGAACTGGCGGCGGCACTCAATCGGTTGCGCGATCGCCGCTAAATTTGTGATGCCCCAAATACGATAAAAATATGAAGCATCCGGATCAATTTTGCGGCAGAATAGTAAAGAATTTGTTAAATCACCATCATGGATCGCCCGTTAGACTAACGTAGTTGTAATACTCTTTCGATAAAAAGTATTACAACTAGTTGCGATTAGGTCAACTTATCTAATGCATCCTGAACGATTGTGTCGAATTGGTGGGAGTAGTGGCTGAGATGCATTGGTCAAGGTGATTCAGGTGCTTCTAAAGAAAACGCGGAGGTTTTGTGTGATTGACTGGCAACCTAACTTATAACGAAGAATTCACTTCTTTTTTAATCGTTGTTTTAGTTAGGTTTTCAATTGTTTGAAACGATTTGAGGACAGTTAGCGAACGATGTCATATTCCTCTGAACGCTTACAGAAAATTGCTCATCCGACCGTTGGTAATGCAAGTTGGTATCTCAATGTCAGTGCAGGTTGGCCCACCGATCCAGCGGCTAATCCCTGGCGCAATTCGGCGTATATCGTGGAGCCGCCGCGGCAGTTTCCGCGACCCATTTGGGATCACGCGGGACCCTTGGCCGCGATTCCAGGGCGTGATTTATCGGAAATGCAGGATTGGTTTGAACGGGGGGATATGCCGGAACTCGCCGAAGATGTGAATCACCTCCTTGAGCGCTTGTTTCCGGAGCCGGCTTGGGATGATGATTCCTGGGCTTTTTTGCAAGAATGTGAAGCCGCGACGGCAGCCCCAGATGCAGTCGCGGGGATTGGGCATCGGTTTGATGCGTATATTGAATAAATTGCGCTGCTGGTTAGCGATCGTTTAGTTCGTCGATTGGATGCGTTTGAATCCGCAGCATCCCCAGTACCGCATTGATGCAATGCGGTCACACTGTGATACTTCAGTCGCATCGGTTTTGAAATGCCGATGCGACTGAAGTTGTCATGACTTTAAGTGTTAGTGGACGTCCTCTGGGTTTAGCATCAAGCCGAAATGTGGGTAACGCCTTTCAACGATCGGCGGCGCTTTAGATCGGATTTGAAGGCACGGCTACCATGCCCATCGGAGGTATTGCTATGGCTCACTAGCATCGTGCCACCTTCTGTATGTCGCCATAACTCATGGCTACTGCGCTTGCAGGATTTCATCAATTCCCAGCCATGGGAAACTAGGAGTCTCTTTTTTTCGTGATACTTCATCGGATCGCCTCAGAGTCACGTTCCGATCATAATGGGCTGATTTAGAACCGACATTTACGGTTATCTCTACCCGGAAAATAATCCGAACTGAGGTGCCGAAAATCTCTTTGGGCAGGCTTCGCTCATGGTCCTGTGTCAGTTGTGACGGGGGAGGCTATAGTTAGTTGATAGATGATTAGCTGCTGAGCCCCGTGGCTTTTCTTTAGTTGAACGAGTAACGAGTTGCATGAGTGATGCGCCCTCTTCCCGGTCATCGGCTGATTCAGATGACTGGACTATTTCTGACGAACCGCCAGCCACTGATGAAGCGGCGGGTTGGATCGATGATATTGTGCCGGATGTTTCGGCCTTCCAGCCTGCGCCCGATCGTCCGCGCGCCCAGCGACAGGTTGATCCAAATAGTCCGATTGTCATGGTCGAGACGGCTTTCTTAGCCAGCGCTTCCAGTCTGATTTGGTTTATCAATTCCTATTTCCCGATCGGGCCGATTCTACAAGTTTTCTTCCCAATTCCGATTGCGCTGATCTATTTGCGTTGGGGCCGGCGGCCGGCGTGGATGACCGCCTTAATCGCGACCTTATTACTGACAATTTTGGTCGGACCCACCCGGAGTATTCTCTTTTTAATCCCCTATGGTTTCTTAGGGGTATTACTCGGGGTGATGTGGTACCGCCGGGCCAGTTGGGGGATGTCAATTTTTCTGGGGACCTTGCTCCTGACCGTTGGCTCTTTTTTTCGATTATGGTTGCTATCAATTTTGCTGGGGCAAGATATGTGGCAATATTCCACCGTGCAGGTCACGGGTTTTCTTGATTGGGGGTTCGATCGGCTGAATATTTTGCAGCAGCCTAATCTGGCCTTAGTGCAGGCAATTGCGGCGGCTTTGATCGTATTGCGGAATTTGGTTTATCTGTTTGTCGTGCATGTGGTTTCCTGGTTTCTCTGCGATCGTTTGGGCAATCCGATTCCCCGCCCACCCCGTTGGGTCAGAGTGTTATTTGAGTTGGAGTGATGATTCGGGCCTATACGGAACCAGCGATCGCGGCGGCTTGGCTGCAGCGATATCGGGGGGCGTCCCCGATCTTTGGCTGTGTGCTGGGTTTTACTGAGACGGCTTTAATTCCGGGAATTTCGGCGGCTGGAGTAACGCCGGCGGATCGCCGGTTGACGGCGTTAGCAGATGCCGAATTTTTATATAACGGCGTGACGAATACAGCGCCAACTTACCCTTTGCCACCCTTGCAAGCGGGTGCTTCCCCCACCCTGATTTCCCGGGCAATTGTGGAGCGATTGGCCTTGCCGATCTGTTTATTCGATGCCGGGTTGATGCGTCCGCCCAACGTACCGCATCATCATTTAGACGGCCAAGTTGCGGCTTGTGTAAGCACGGGGCAAGCGATGACGATCGATCGCGTCCAGCACCTATTTCTCGAAGGGGTATATTGGGGCCAACAGCTTGGTCAGCAACTGTCGCAGCAGTCGCAACCGGGTTATTTAGTGATTGGTGAATGTGTTGTGGGCGGTACAACAACGGCCCAAGCCCTGCTAACCGGACTGGGAATTGATGCGGCGCAGCGGGTCAATAGCAGTCATCCCACCTGCAATCATCACCAAAAGCAAAAGCTAGTGGCGCAAGGCTTAGCTCGATCGGGTTTAGTGTTACCTCCAGCCGCAAAATTCCTGGATTATTTAGTATTGGTTGCAGCAATTGGTGATCCAATGCAGCCAGTGGTAGCTGGTATGTTGCTCACAGCGAGTCGTTACTGTGGTGTGATGTTAGCCGGTGGCACTCAAATGTTAGCGGTATATGCGTTGGCGCAAGCCTTGGCCGCAGCATCCCCGCCAATTGACTGGCGACCCGAGCAAGTTGTGGTGGGGACGACACGGTGGGTGGCGGAAGACCCGACTGGCGATACGATCGCCCTGGCCCAAGCGATTGGTCCTGTGCCCCTGCTCGCGACACAATTGGACTTTAGTCATGCTTGTTTCCCGATGCTACAAGCCTACGAACAAGGGTTTGTAAAAGAAGGTGTGGGTGCCGGGGGACTTGCCATCGCGGCAAGTTTAACGGCCGGTTGGACCCAGACACAACTATTGCGCGCGATCGAAGAATTATGCGATCGCGCGCAAACAGCTGAAGGCCCAGCTGAAGGCGCATAAATTAATTAAGCGCCTGATGACTCAGTCCTTAATTCACGGTTGATTAATTCAATTGTGATGCAAATGCTGTGGGCTAGTTTGAATTGCCTTGAAGCGAATCATGCGGCCCCATACTTTCCTCACTGTCGGGGATGACGCATGATTGATTTCCAGCCGGTGATGCGGAGTACAGCGTTGCGAAATTTGGGATAGGGTTAAAAGCAGTCTAAATTAGCCGTTGCGATTGGCCACAAGCGCAATTGATACGACGCGACTGTGGCAAGTCTTGTGACGTATTGCAATTAAGACATGCGCTTCGAAAGCAGTTGTTCTTCGAGTGCGGCGATCCGATTGTAAGCGGCTGTCAGCTGGGCTGTCAGACGTTGAATCTGGAGCTCGGGAGACATGACTTTTTCCGAATGCGACATACCTAAATCAGTATCGTCATCTTCGAGCAAGATATCCTTGCTTTCCATCATCATCTCGCGATAGCTATCGCCACCACTGCTACTCCGAACGCTGCGCCCAATCAAATCCGGGCTTGGTACGGTCATCGACTGATGACGCTCTTCCAATAAACTGGCAACGTACTTAGTGAGTTGCTCAATCGATTGGTTGAGGGTATCAATTTGTTGATCTAAGTGATTAATTTGAGTTTGCAATGCGGTCATTCCCTCAACCCCCATAAAGTGGTCTTTCACCCACACATCATAGGCATCGTTCTTCTATGGCTAAGGTTATTTATGAATCATTTAAGAGTTGTCCAGAAAATTTTACAAACTGATACAAACTATTCTGACCGGTTAAATTTGGCTCAAATCGGTTGCGTGAACCCTATAGGTAACCATGTTCTGCGAGGAAATTAGGGGTGATGTCATGATTTGCGTGGGGCGATCGCATGAACTTCTCGACATATTTACCCAGAATATCCCCTTCTAGGTTAACTGGATTTCCCGGTCGTAAATAATACAGATTAGTCTCCGCATACGTATGGGGAATCACCGCCACCATGAACCAGTTGCCCTGATCGTTGCAATCAGCGACGGTCAAGCTAATGCCGTTAATCGCGATACTCCCTTTGCTGAGGATATAACGGGCAACTTGCGAGCTGTCGGTGGTGAAGGTGAGTTCCCAAGAGCTGGCGGTTTGGGTCGTGGATTTCAGGTGTCCCAGGCCATCCACATGGCCGGTGACGAAGTGGCCACCGAGTTTGCTGCCGACCCGCAAGGATGTTTCTAAGTTGACCGCTTTGGCACTTGTGCGGGCTGTGGCTAAGGTCGATCGCTGTAACGTTTCTGGTGAAATATCGGCGACAAAGCCATTGCCCAAAATTTCTGTCACGGTGAGGCAGACGCCATCGACGGCGACGCTATCGCCAATTTCCAGGCCGGATAGGATTAGCTGCTTGCTCGCTTCCGGACATTCGACTTGCACATGTTCTGGGTCAAGTAGCGTTAGTTGTCCAACAGTTTGAATCAGGCCTGTAAACATCGCGGTCAGTAGCTCAGCTAAAACGATCAGTTCTAGCTTAACTAAACAAGGTGTCTCTAGGCTTACGACTCACGATAGAGATGGCCCGTGATCATCAACTATTTCTGTCGATCGTCCTGGGGTAGCGGTTGGCAAAGATGCTGATACACTAAAATAAATTGGGTGCTTCATCCATTCTTGGGCACCAATTACCGCTGTTGGTGATTTGATTTTAGTTTTGTCCCGATCGAATTGGCCTTTGGGCCGAGTGATAGCAGTTTTAGCAATGGTTTTAGTGCATCAGCGATACGTTTGAATATAAATTTCCCTATTTTAACTCGATTGTTTGAACTGCATGTTTACGCGAATACCGGATAACCTGCTCAACTGGTAGCAATTTCTGGCTGATTGATGATCAGCGCTTTTGAGGCGAGACTTATGATCGAAATGAAAGTTGCCGGTATCGGCCTTGATCCAGGCACCCGCAGCTCTGTGCTTTTGCTCAAAGATAGTAATGGGCGGCGTGCCTTGCCAATTTATATTGGCCCGGAGCAGGCCAATGCGATTGGGAGTGTCTTAGAAAATAAAGTACCGCCGCGGCCCAGTACCCATGATATTTTTACGAATCTGCTGGATGCTTGGGCCTTGTGTTTGGATAAGGTGATTATCCATACGCTGAAGGACAATACTTTTTATGCTTCTCTTGTTGTGTTGCAGGGTGAGCAACAGCGGGAAATTGATGCCCGGCCCAGTGATGCGATCGCCCTTGCGGTGCGAGCGAATTGCGCAATTTGGGTCGTTGAGGAAGTTGTCGCCAATGCCTCGATTCCGGTTGACCGTGATGCCGATGAGGCCGAACAACGCGCCTTTCGGGAATTTGTGGCCGGTTTGAATCCGAAGGATCTAGTCGAGCAAGCGCAGTCGAAAGGCCATCAGGATTTTGCCTAACCAAGATTGAGTCTTACTCGGATTTGAGTCTAACCAGGATTGAGCCTAACTAGTATGTTGCCTAAGCGATGGCGGGCAGATTGAGTGCATGCAATATCGGCGATTTGGGCGAACGGAATGGCCGCTGTCAGTCCTTTCTTTGGGGACAATGCGGAGTTTGGCGACGGCGGATGTGTTGCAGGCAACTTTAGCGGCGGCGATCGCCGGCGGAATCAATCATATTGAGACGGCCCAAGGCTATGGTGCGAGTGAGCGTTACCTCGGACAAGTTTTTCAACAGGGAATTGATCGGCGATCGCTCTATCTCACAACGAAGGTGCAACCGTTACCGGATGCGGCCAGCATGACGGCGGCGATCGCCCAATCCTTAGATCGATTGCAGGTAGACTACCTCGATGGCTTAGCGATTCACGGCATCAATACCTGGAACCATGTGGAACTGATTCGACAGCCGCATGGTTGTATGGCGGCAGTACGGCAAGCGATCGCCGATGGTTGGGTGCGGCAGGTCGGATTTTCGACCCATGGTGCATTGGATGTCATTGAGGCGACGATCGCCACAGCCCAGTTTGCGTTTGTGAATCTCCACTATGGGGTATTTTTTCAGCGGAATGCCGCGGCGATCGCCGCCGCGCAAGCCCAAGATATGGGGGTGTTCATCATTTCCCCGGCCGATAAAGCTGGGATGCTCTACACCCCGCCCCCGGAATTAATTGAACTCTGTCAACCGTTATCGCCATTGGCCGTGAACTATCGTTGGTTGCTCAGTGATCCGCGGATTACGACCTTGAGTGTCGGTCCAGCGGTCCCGAATGAACTGCAACCAGGGTTAGCGCTGGCCAATGATGTGGGGCCACTGAATGCGCTGGAGCAGAGGATTTTGCAGCGACTCGTGCAAGTCGAAACTGAACAGTTGGGCCGGACGCAATGCCATCAATGCCATGCCTGTTTGCCTTGCCCGGAGCAGATTAACATTCCTGAGATTTTGCGGTTGCGGAATTTGGCCGTTGCCTATGGCATGCAGCAGTTTGGCGAATATCGCTATGGCATGTTTGAGCGAGCAGGGCATTGGTTTCCAGGGCAAAAGGGAAATCGCTGTACGGATTGTGGAGACTGTTTGCCACGTTGTCCGACGCAGTTAGCGATTCCTGATCTACTACGTGATACCCATCAGCGACTCAATGGTCAACCGCGGCGACGCCTGTGGGAATGATCTCGGTTCGGTATGATGAAGCAAATATTGAGAGATTAGAGGCGGGGTTTATTGTGTTGGGGCGAGCAATCATGCCGAATTGGGTTGGGAAAAAATTACGATTCCGTTTTGGTTGGTTGCTCCTCACGATCGTGCTTGGTGTCGAGCCAATCGGCGTGCAAGCGGCCTCCCCCACGATTGACCCCGCTGTGCCGAATACTGCTGTGCCACCGGCCCCAGCCGTGGTGCGCCCTACGGCGGAGCCAGAACATGGCCAGTCGGGGATTGATTTGCCCCAGGTGGTCATTCTGGAACAGCCGCAGGTGAAGATTGATATTCAGCAGTTTCGTCGGGGTCAGTGCGCCAATGGGACGCGGGGCACGAGCGAACGCAGCATTAACTTAGCTGGGACGACGATTCCCAGTCTTTGGTGGACGCGCGATTTGGTGTTGGCTAAAAAGCAATTTAATCCCAAATTGATTGAAGGGTGGCTGGTTTGTGCCGCCGGTGTCCAAAATGCCGAGGCGCGGGTCTGTGCGATCTCTCCGGTCCGACCGGGACGGGTGGAAATGTTAGTCAATACGCAGCTCTGGACGGTTTTGGATTATCTCAGTCGCTACGAGTTTCTCTATCGCTTTGGTTCGGCCACCACTGAATGTGGGTATAACATTCATATTTTTAATACGGATGCTGTGCTGATGGCCGATTACATCTGCGATTACCAGTCCGATCGCCCAAACCATGATTGTCGGTTGCGACCGGATCTCTCGGGCCGCAGCGGACTTAAGCGGGGACCGACTGACGTATTTTCTGCCACAGATTACCGTATTGAGCTGCGCTAGCGGGGTCCAGTTGGGCTAAGGGCTCACATTTGGCCCAGACATCGGCGGGCAGGTTGAGCAGTGGATTTTGCTGTTTTGCCGTGGCACTGGCAGCAATTTCTAAACCCTTGACTGGTGTGCCGCCCCGACTCAATAGGGCCAGTTTTGCCGCAAATTCTGGTTCCCAAAAGGCATTAATCCAGTCATTGTATTGACGATCGCTGCGGATTTTGCCGCGTTTTGGACGTACCCACATATCGGCCCATAGCGTGGTACCGGATTGGGGCACGACGACCGCAAGGTCCGATCGTGTTCGCAGTTGTTCCAACAACTCTGATGAGGCCCCGACGGCCATCCAGGTATGCCCCAGGATTAATGGTTGGAGATAGGTATCGCTACTGTAGAACTTTGCCTGTTGCTGCAACTGTTGGAGGGTGGGTTCGAGGGTTTTGATTTGATCGAGATCGGTGGGCTGGTTCGTCTTGGCATCGCGATAGGATTGGCCCAGGTACTTTAATGCTAGTCCGATCACCGCTTGGGGACTGTCCGGCAGTGATAAGCGGCCTTGGAGCCTGGCATCGAACAGATCACCCCAGTCCGTGGGGGGAGGAATGTTCTGTTCTGCAAGCAAATCCTTGCGATAGGCAATCACGGTGGCACCCCAACGATAGGGCGCGGCCCAAATTTTTCCATCGGGACGGATTTGCCCCTGGGAATTGCGTTGAGCCAATCGTTGCCAGATCGGGTCAACATTTTCCCAGTGACTCCAAGCGGTGGCATCGAGCGGTTCAATCAGCCCTTGCTTAATCGCGATCGCCAGCCAATAGTCGCCCTGGGTGACTAAATCAGCGACGTTATCGATCGTATTTGCCGGTGGATTCCAGGGGAGCTTGAATTTGGGCAGCCAGGAGTTGTCCGGGGGGAGCTTGTCTTGGGCGGCCTGCTGCCAGGTTTGCAGTTGTTGGAAAATTTCGGCCAGCTGACTACTTTGGCTATAGTCGAGCTGTGATGCTTCGGCATCGTTGACTTGTTTGCGAAACTGATTGACTAGCTGGGGGGGCACTGATTTTTTTAGGCCAATGACCCTGGGTACTTTGGCGCCGGTAGCCTGGCAGCCAGTGAGGGCAAGGCTTGAGAGACTGAGACTGCCCAAACCCAGTCCCATACGTAGCACCGATCGCCGATTCATCATGATTGTTTCCGCTCCAAACCAAAGCCGGTCAAGGTAATGATGCTGGGGGGAGATTGGTCGATCGGTCGTTGGTAGGTGACGATCGTCCGGAGTCGGGTATCGGGTGAAATAATTCGCATCTGATCGACGGAAACGGAACGGGAATAAACCGTGGTCATTTCGAGGGTGCCGCGGCTGGGTTGGTAGGTAAAGCGTCCAGCAATCGCCCCCGATTCAGAATAACCTTCATCTCGTAAATAATAACCCCGCTGAATTTCTGGATCTGTCGTCGGTATTTCAGCCGCGATCGGCGTTGGAATGGTATTCGGAATTTTGACGTGGGGCATCATATCGTCCAAGACAAATAACGCCTTTAAGCTCATCGCCTTGCGTTCACCGGTTTCGGAGACGGTATCAAAGGCGATGGTAAAGCCGGGACAGTCAGCTTCATGCGCTGCACTGATTGCCCCTTCCGGGAGCGCCATGGCAACAATCCGGCGCTTTTCCAGCGCGGATAACCGATCGACTTGGTATTCGGTATGCGACCGTTCGACTTCACCACTGGGTAAGTAATGGTAAGTCCGTTCGATCGTCCAAAAGCCATTGCAAATGTCGAAAAATTCTTGAAAAGTCAGCATGAAAAACCTTGGTTCTGAGCCCCCGTCATTCTGGGGAAACGATTGTTCTGAGCAACTTCCTGCTGCCGCCATCGTCGCAGTACCGCGTGGTTCCGGTTGCGAGTCGAGGAATCCTGGTTCAGCAAGCGGTGCGGCACAACTCGATGGCCTTTAGCATTTTACTTCAAGGTTCGGTTGTCGGCTGGGTTTGGCTGGAGTGATGTGGGGTGGCTTGGACTAGACCAATCTTGATTTGCTGGAGCGGCTTCAATTGGTGGGGTAAGGGATAACTGACCCCCGACGCTTAAGGCGCTGCGGCAACTTCATTAGAAAACTTAGTAATGTGTTACGATCGTTGCTAAAGCTTGAGTTGAAATTTGAATCTCAATTAGGTCTCGAGATTTACGCTACGAACATCCCAAGACTTAGGCTTGCCCACAAGAATTTTCGTTAGTTGGATTGGCCAAGATCCGTGTTTTTGGGCACCAGCTTTGATTTTATTGAGTGTTTAGTTTTGGTCTGCCGATTTGAGTCAGGCCAATCTATGGTGTTTGCTGATTGATCAAATTATCAATCCCAAGCGTGGCTGCGTATTGTGCCAGCGCCATGCGAGTTTTTTGCGTACTAATTGAGAGAAATTCATCCTATGGCGTTTATTCAAAAGACGGCGTTAGTTTACTGTGATGATCAATTTGGCTTAGTTGATGGCAAGACAGCCGACGGCTTAGTGCGGTATTCCGATAACTATCGCATTGTGGGCGTTATTGATCGCTCACTAGCCGGACAAGACGCGGGGGAAGTGTTGGGTGAAAAGCGCAATGGTATTCCGATTTTTGCGGATTTAGCGACCGCCTTGAGTCAGCTTGCTGTCAAGCCGGAGTATTACATTTACGGCAAAGCGACCTTGGACGCATATATTTCACCGACTGAGCGATTGTTAATTTTGGAAGCGATCCAAAGTGGCCTGAATATTATTAATGGTCTGCACCAATTCTTTTCTGATGATCACGAATTTGTCGCGATGGCGGCACAATACGAGGTGCAAATTCAAGACATTCGAAAACCGCCGCAGTTACAAGATCTGCACGTGTTTACGGGGCAAATAGCCCGTGTGAATGTGCCCGTTGTGGCCGTTCTGGGGACGGATTGTGCTTGCGGCAAAATGACGACGGCAGTCGCGTTGAATCAAGCCTTAAATCGTTTGGGATTAAAGTCCGTCATGGTCGCGACGGGGCAAACCGGTTTAATGCAGGGAGCGCAGCATGGGGCGTCGATCGACGCTCTCGTCTCGCAATTTGTGATTGGTGAAATTGAACA
Protein-coding regions in this window:
- a CDS encoding bifunctional nuclease family protein, producing the protein MIEMKVAGIGLDPGTRSSVLLLKDSNGRRALPIYIGPEQANAIGSVLENKVPPRPSTHDIFTNLLDAWALCLDKVIIHTLKDNTFYASLVVLQGEQQREIDARPSDAIALAVRANCAIWVVEEVVANASIPVDRDADEAEQRAFREFVAGLNPKDLVEQAQSKGHQDFA
- a CDS encoding DUF1611 domain-containing protein produces the protein MAFIQKTALVYCDDQFGLVDGKTADGLVRYSDNYRIVGVIDRSLAGQDAGEVLGEKRNGIPIFADLATALSQLAVKPEYYIYGKATLDAYISPTERLLILEAIQSGLNIINGLHQFFSDDHEFVAMAAQYEVQIQDIRKPPQLQDLHVFTGQIARVNVPVVAVLGTDCACGKMTTAVALNQALNRLGLKSVMVATGQTGLMQGAQHGASIDALVSQFVIGEIEHAVVQAFEQDRPDIILVEGQSAVSHPAFMSSVGILKGSLPDAVILQHPPARQYRCDFPTLPMPTLTSEIQLIEAIAQTTVMAITLSHENLSGVAVQEYITAYERDLQLPTTDVLRDGCDKLIRTLGLKFPALGQKLKLQSPSRILNKPALAAALDADQFPACSVVASPRQPRY
- a CDS encoding phycobiliprotein lyase, whose amino-acid sequence is MLTFQEFFDICNGFWTIERTYHYLPSGEVERSHTEYQVDRLSALEKRRIVAMALPEGAISAAHEADCPGFTIAFDTVSETGERKAMSLKALFVLDDMMPHVKIPNTIPTPIAAEIPTTDPEIQRGYYLRDEGYSESGAIAGRFTYQPSRGTLEMTTVYSRSVSVDQMRIISPDTRLRTIVTYQRPIDQSPPSIITLTGFGLERKQS
- a CDS encoding extracellular solute-binding protein — its product is MMNRRSVLRMGLGLGSLSLSSLALTGCQATGAKVPRVIGLKKSVPPQLVNQFRKQVNDAEASQLDYSQSSQLAEIFQQLQTWQQAAQDKLPPDNSWLPKFKLPWNPPANTIDNVADLVTQGDYWLAIAIKQGLIEPLDATAWSHWENVDPIWQRLAQRNSQGQIRPDGKIWAAPYRWGATVIAYRKDLLAEQNIPPPTDWGDLFDARLQGRLSLPDSPQAVIGLALKYLGQSYRDAKTNQPTDLDQIKTLEPTLQQLQQQAKFYSSDTYLQPLILGHTWMAVGASSELLEQLRTRSDLAVVVPQSGTTLWADMWVRPKRGKIRSDRQYNDWINAFWEPEFAAKLALLSRGGTPVKGLEIAASATAKQQNPLLNLPADVWAKCEPLAQLDPASAAQYGNLWQKIRQSVPA
- a CDS encoding aldo/keto reductase translates to MQYRRFGRTEWPLSVLSLGTMRSLATADVLQATLAAAIAGGINHIETAQGYGASERYLGQVFQQGIDRRSLYLTTKVQPLPDAASMTAAIAQSLDRLQVDYLDGLAIHGINTWNHVELIRQPHGCMAAVRQAIADGWVRQVGFSTHGALDVIEATIATAQFAFVNLHYGVFFQRNAAAIAAAQAQDMGVFIISPADKAGMLYTPPPELIELCQPLSPLAVNYRWLLSDPRITTLSVGPAVPNELQPGLALANDVGPLNALEQRILQRLVQVETEQLGRTQCHQCHACLPCPEQINIPEILRLRNLAVAYGMQQFGEYRYGMFERAGHWFPGQKGNRCTDCGDCLPRCPTQLAIPDLLRDTHQRLNGQPRRRLWE